A portion of the Canis aureus isolate CA01 chromosome 32, VMU_Caureus_v.1.0, whole genome shotgun sequence genome contains these proteins:
- the LOC144303621 gene encoding olfactory receptor 4F3/4F16/4F29-like translates to MGGANHSVVSEFVFLGLTNSWEIQLLLFVFSSMFYVASMMGNSLIMLTVTFDPHLHSPMYFLLANLSFIDLGVSSVISPKMIYDLFRKRKVISFGGCITQIFFLHVIGGVEMMLLIAMAFDRHVAICKPLHYLTIMNRKMCILLLVAAWVVGLAHSMIQLVFVIKLPFCGPNVLDSFYCDFPRFIKLACTDTFSLEFMVTANSGFISLGSFFILIVSYSFILITVRKHSSRGSSKALSTLSAHIMVVILFFGPCIFVYIWPHPTSCLDKFLAVFDAVLTPFFNSVIYTLRNKEMKVAMSKICSQFIIYRRIS, encoded by the coding sequence ATGGGTGGAGCGAATCACTCTGTGGTGTCAGAGTTTGTGTTCCTGGGACTCACCAACTCCTGGGAGATCCAGCTTCTCCTCTTTGTGTTCTCCTCCATGTTTTATGTGGCAAGCATGATGGGAAACTCCCTCATCATGCTCACTGTGACTTTTGACCCTCACCTGCACTCTCCCATGTACTTTCTGTTGGCCAACCTCTCCTTCATTGACCTGGGAGTTTCTTCAGTCATTTCTCCTAAGATGATTTACGACCTTTTCAGAAAACGTAAAGTCATCTCCTTTGGTGGTTGCATCACTCAGATCTTCTTTCTCCATGTCATTGGTGGTGTGGAGATGATGCTGCTCATCGCCATGGCCTTTGACAGACATGTGGCCATATGTAAGCCTCTCCACTATTTGACCATTATGAAccgaaaaatgtgtattttgcttctGGTTGCTGCTTGGGTAGTTGGCTTGGCCCACTCTATGATTCAACTGGTTTTTGTTATAAAATTGCCATTCTGTGGCCCTAATGTGCTGGACAGCTTTTACTGTGACTTCCCTCGGTTCATCAAACTTGCCTGCACAGATACTTTCAGTCTAGAGTTCATGGTCACAGCCAACAGTGGTTTTATATCTCTGGGGTCATTCTTCATATTGATTGTCTCCTATAGTTTTATCCTGATCACTGTTAGGAAACACTCCTCAAGAGGTTCATCCAAGGCCCTCTCCACTTTGTCAGCTCATATCATGGTGGTGATTTTGTTCTTTGGTCCTTGCATCTTTGTTTATATCTGGCCTCACCCCACATCATGCTTAGACAAATTTCTTGCTGTTTTTGATGCAGTTCTTACTCCCTTTTTTAATTCAGTCATCTATACATTaaggaacaaagaaatg